Proteins encoded by one window of Silvibacterium dinghuense:
- a CDS encoding M20/M25/M40 family metallo-hydrolase translates to MVRGKRFFLARALPAVALCTWLAGSASMQAQAPTPLDAGTRKLAHDIFQQLIEINTTDSVGNVTTASKAMQQRLLDAGFSKDDMFLGGPNERKENLVVRYHGSGKKKPILFIGHLDVVEAKRSDWTTDPFQFVEKDGFYYGRGTQDMKESDAILVTTFIRLKQAGYVPDRDLILALTADEEGGKSNGVDWLVKHHRDLIDAEYVLNPDGGGTDLDHGKPVSVDIDATEKLYGDYQLSVTNPGGHSSLPVPDNAIYHLAGALTNLQHYQFPFELNAVTRAYFQKLSTLEQGQKAADLKAMLATPPDTAAIDRLSAQSPEWNSMMHTTCVATRLEAGHANNALPQLAQANVNCRILPGYTLEDIRQQLIHIFNDPKVTVRYVDDAGNVYEHAPDRKQLPPAAIHPEVMSAMEKLSASFWPGAPVIPTMATGASDGVYTMAAGLPTYAVSGIALETNDVRAHGQDERLPVEAYYRGVDFYYQLVKMLTSGE, encoded by the coding sequence ATGGTACGAGGGAAACGGTTTTTTCTGGCGCGGGCGCTGCCCGCTGTAGCGCTGTGCACGTGGCTGGCGGGCAGCGCATCGATGCAGGCGCAGGCTCCGACCCCGCTCGATGCGGGCACGCGCAAGCTCGCGCATGACATCTTCCAGCAATTGATCGAGATCAACACGACAGACTCGGTGGGCAACGTAACCACCGCCTCGAAGGCCATGCAACAGCGCCTGCTCGACGCGGGCTTTTCAAAAGACGACATGTTCCTCGGCGGCCCGAACGAGCGCAAAGAAAACCTCGTAGTGCGCTATCACGGCAGCGGCAAGAAGAAGCCGATTCTCTTCATCGGGCACCTCGACGTGGTCGAAGCCAAGCGCAGCGACTGGACTACCGATCCTTTCCAGTTTGTCGAAAAGGACGGCTTCTATTACGGACGCGGCACGCAGGATATGAAGGAGAGCGACGCTATCCTGGTAACGACCTTCATCCGTCTGAAGCAGGCGGGCTATGTGCCGGACCGCGACCTCATCCTGGCCCTGACCGCCGATGAAGAAGGCGGCAAGTCAAACGGCGTTGATTGGCTGGTGAAGCATCATCGCGACCTCATCGATGCTGAGTATGTACTCAACCCGGATGGCGGTGGCACGGATCTCGACCACGGCAAGCCGGTCTCGGTCGATATCGACGCGACCGAAAAGCTCTACGGCGACTATCAGCTGAGCGTGACCAATCCCGGGGGCCACAGCTCCCTGCCTGTGCCCGACAATGCGATCTACCACCTTGCCGGAGCCCTCACCAACCTGCAGCATTATCAGTTTCCGTTCGAGCTCAATGCCGTCACGCGCGCTTATTTTCAAAAGCTGAGTACGCTCGAGCAAGGTCAGAAGGCCGCCGACCTCAAGGCCATGCTTGCCACTCCACCCGATACCGCGGCCATCGATCGCCTCTCCGCACAAAGCCCGGAGTGGAACTCGATGATGCACACCACCTGCGTCGCTACACGCCTCGAAGCGGGCCATGCCAACAATGCACTGCCGCAACTGGCGCAGGCGAACGTCAACTGCCGCATCCTGCCCGGCTACACACTCGAAGACATCCGCCAGCAGCTCATCCACATCTTCAACGATCCAAAAGTGACGGTGCGCTATGTGGACGACGCTGGGAATGTCTACGAGCACGCTCCAGACCGGAAGCAGCTGCCGCCTGCGGCGATCCATCCTGAAGTGATGTCTGCCATGGAGAAGCTGTCCGCCTCATTCTGGCCCGGAGCACCGGTCATTCCCACGATGGCGACCGGCGCCTCCGACGGCGTCTACACCATGGCTGCCGGATTACCGACCTATGCCGTCTCCGGCATCGCTCTCGAAACGAACGATGTCCGCGCACACGGGCAGGATGAGCGCCTGCCAGTCGAAGCCTACTATCGGGGCGTCGATTTTTACTATCAGCTGGTCAAGATGCTGACCAGCGGAGAATAA
- a CDS encoding dihydrofolate reductase family protein, giving the protein MGKVRVAGFSLSLDGYGAGLHQDLENPIGVRGLEIMRWFFETKVFQAMHGQSGGAAGVDNDFASRAFENVGAWILGRNMFGPIRGTWGDESWKGWWGDTPPYHTPVFVLTHYARAPLVMNGGTTFYFVTDGLQSALEQAREAANGKDVRIGGGVSTIRGYLRMGAIDEMHLVLSPVLLGEGEHLFGGLNLPQLGFGQVEAFPGENATHMVLKKS; this is encoded by the coding sequence ATGGGAAAAGTCAGAGTCGCGGGATTTTCTCTTTCGCTTGACGGCTACGGAGCCGGACTGCATCAGGATCTGGAGAATCCCATCGGAGTGCGGGGGCTCGAGATCATGCGCTGGTTCTTTGAGACAAAGGTTTTTCAGGCCATGCATGGTCAGAGTGGAGGAGCGGCCGGAGTCGACAATGACTTTGCATCCCGCGCTTTTGAGAACGTTGGGGCATGGATTCTCGGCCGCAACATGTTTGGCCCGATCCGCGGCACATGGGGAGATGAGTCCTGGAAGGGCTGGTGGGGAGATACGCCGCCCTATCACACGCCGGTCTTCGTTTTGACGCATTATGCCCGTGCCCCGCTGGTGATGAACGGTGGCACAACTTTCTATTTCGTTACAGACGGCCTGCAGTCTGCGCTTGAGCAGGCAAGAGAGGCCGCCAACGGAAAGGATGTGCGCATTGGTGGGGGTGTTTCCACCATTCGCGGGTATCTGCGAATGGGCGCGATCGACGAGATGCACCTGGTGCTCTCGCCCGTTCTTTTAGGCGAAGGAGAGCATCTCTTTGGGGGACTGAACCTGCCGCAGCTGGGATTCGGGCAAGTGGAGGCATTTCCTGGAGAAAATGCCACGCACATGGTTCTGAAGAAGAGCTGA
- the msrA gene encoding peptide-methionine (S)-S-oxide reductase MsrA gives MRSIRILPLFAALLFAGCAGAATHPPIPPLQADASLAAHSGRATAVFAGGCFWGTQSVFERVKGVLDTTVGYSGGSAATATYDQVSSETTGHAESVKVIYDPAKITYGQLLRIFFSVAHDPTQLNRQGPDIGTSYRSVIFYADEQQHHLADAYIAQLDAQHVFPKPIVTQVVPLKAFYTAEAYHQDYALHNPDNPYIQVCDRPRIEALKEQFPELFKNYTGK, from the coding sequence ATGAGATCGATTCGAATTCTGCCGCTGTTCGCCGCGCTTCTTTTCGCTGGATGCGCCGGTGCTGCCACCCATCCTCCGATTCCTCCTCTCCAGGCCGATGCGAGCCTCGCAGCTCACTCCGGTCGCGCGACTGCGGTTTTCGCTGGGGGATGTTTCTGGGGTACGCAGTCAGTCTTTGAGCGGGTGAAGGGAGTGCTCGATACCACCGTCGGCTACTCCGGAGGTTCGGCTGCAACGGCGACTTACGATCAAGTCTCCTCGGAGACGACCGGCCACGCGGAGTCGGTGAAGGTCATCTACGACCCGGCAAAGATAACGTACGGGCAACTGTTACGTATTTTTTTCTCGGTCGCGCATGATCCGACACAGCTGAATCGCCAGGGGCCGGATATCGGCACTTCCTACCGTTCGGTGATCTTCTATGCGGATGAGCAGCAGCACCACCTTGCCGATGCCTACATCGCGCAGCTCGACGCACAGCATGTCTTTCCAAAGCCGATTGTGACGCAGGTGGTTCCGCTCAAGGCCTTTTACACGGCTGAGGCTTATCACCAGGACTACGCGCTGCACAATCCGGACAATCCCTATATCCAGGTCTGCGATCGCCCCAGGATTGAAGCGCTCAAGGAACAGTTTCCCGAGCTTTTCAAGAACTACACAGGGAAGTAG
- the ccsA gene encoding cytochrome c biogenesis protein CcsA produces MQVFHKSASALSRSGKLCKVSTRGRMMKWFRWVWAVVTMAVLANGFRVAMYVVPADRDQGDLSRILYYHVPTWCGMAIFFAINLLCSIVYLVVRQSNRSLALRADALAVSSAEMGVVYCLIGMATGSIWGKAAWGIWWTWDARLTTTLILWLIYIAYLLLRRFASGPEMRTLAAVLAIFGYADIPIVYMTTRWFRTQHPAPVFFGGPNTGLDPSMLPALFWNMAGWIMWGCLIVSLRYAAEIRAQRGAESAAVAALEAA; encoded by the coding sequence ATTCAGGTTTTTCATAAAAGCGCAAGCGCGCTGAGCCGTTCCGGTAAACTCTGTAAAGTAAGCACTCGAGGACGGATGATGAAGTGGTTTCGCTGGGTGTGGGCCGTGGTCACGATGGCCGTGCTGGCTAATGGCTTCCGGGTAGCGATGTATGTAGTTCCCGCGGATCGCGATCAGGGCGATCTTTCGCGCATCCTCTACTATCACGTGCCCACCTGGTGCGGTATGGCGATCTTCTTTGCCATCAATCTTTTGTGCTCAATCGTGTATCTCGTGGTGCGGCAAAGTAACCGCAGTCTTGCCTTGCGCGCGGATGCGCTGGCGGTGTCTTCAGCCGAGATGGGCGTGGTGTATTGCCTGATCGGCATGGCTACCGGATCGATCTGGGGCAAGGCGGCCTGGGGCATCTGGTGGACCTGGGACGCGCGCCTGACCACAACTCTCATTCTTTGGCTGATTTACATCGCCTACCTGCTGCTCCGGCGCTTTGCTTCCGGCCCTGAAATGCGCACCCTCGCCGCGGTATTGGCGATCTTCGGGTATGCGGATATTCCGATCGTCTACATGACCACCCGCTGGTTCCGTACTCAGCATCCGGCGCCTGTCTTTTTTGGTGGGCCGAATACGGGTTTGGACCCGAGCATGCTTCCCGCGCTCTTCTGGAACATGGCCGGATGGATCATGTGGGGATGCCTGATCGTCAGCCTGCGATACGCCGCTGAAATTCGCGCCCAGCGTGGAGCGGAATCTGCCGCGGTGGCAGCTCTGGAGGCCGCATGA
- a CDS encoding heme exporter protein CcmB — translation MKQPWFLIHLRKDLRLEWRSRDAINSMLFFALLVVVIFSLAFDPTRSFARQIASPVLCVAILFAAVSALNQTWARELRHNVLEAHRMAPAPAGSLFLGKVIANFLFVSVVEAVLAPLFVIFYNLHALGQTWLLLLAVPLGTWAILVNGTFFAALSIRARNRELLLPLILFPIFLPALLAMVQAISAILSGETDPSLWIKILVGYDMIFTLLSVMLFETILQAED, via the coding sequence GTGAAGCAGCCCTGGTTCCTCATCCACCTGCGCAAGGACCTGCGCCTGGAGTGGCGGTCGCGCGATGCGATTAACTCCATGCTGTTTTTCGCACTGTTGGTGGTGGTCATCTTCTCGCTGGCCTTCGATCCGACGCGTTCCTTCGCGCGGCAGATTGCCTCGCCCGTGCTCTGCGTGGCGATTCTGTTTGCGGCGGTGAGCGCGTTGAATCAGACCTGGGCGCGGGAGCTGCGGCACAACGTGCTCGAAGCGCACCGCATGGCACCGGCGCCTGCCGGGTCGCTCTTTCTGGGCAAGGTCATCGCGAACTTTCTGTTTGTCTCAGTGGTGGAAGCAGTGCTGGCGCCGCTGTTCGTGATTTTCTACAACCTGCATGCGCTGGGGCAGACGTGGCTGCTGCTGCTCGCGGTGCCGCTTGGCACCTGGGCCATCCTGGTGAACGGCACATTCTTTGCTGCGCTCTCGATTCGAGCGCGCAATCGGGAACTTCTGCTGCCGCTGATCCTCTTTCCGATCTTCCTGCCGGCGTTGCTGGCCATGGTGCAGGCGATCAGCGCGATCCTGAGCGGAGAAACAGACCCATCACTCTGGATCAAAATTCTTGTCGGTTACGACATGATCTTCACGCTGCTCAGTGTGATGCTGTTTGAAACCATCCTCCAGGCTGAGGATTAA
- the ybaK gene encoding Cys-tRNA(Pro) deacylase, whose translation MKTNAARFLDSLKIPYELREYQVAPEEFSAIVVAEKIGLPPEQVFKTLLCMTGEREHVFAVVPGNEELDFKKLARAAGARKAEMVGLKEVEPLTGYIRGGVTIFGARKDYAAYVDETLELFDVISVSAGTRGLQMLLSPEDYLRAANARALGAEIAGITKDPQPAGGSWA comes from the coding sequence ATGAAAACGAATGCTGCGCGCTTTCTCGACTCCTTGAAGATTCCTTACGAGCTCCGCGAATACCAGGTCGCGCCGGAGGAGTTTTCGGCCATTGTGGTTGCGGAGAAGATTGGTTTGCCGCCGGAGCAGGTGTTCAAGACCCTGCTATGCATGACCGGTGAGCGCGAGCATGTCTTTGCCGTCGTTCCCGGCAATGAGGAGCTGGATTTCAAGAAGCTGGCCCGTGCCGCGGGGGCGCGCAAGGCCGAGATGGTGGGGTTGAAAGAGGTCGAACCACTCACTGGCTACATTCGCGGCGGCGTCACGATTTTCGGCGCGCGCAAGGATTATGCGGCGTATGTCGACGAGACGCTGGAGCTCTTCGACGTCATCTCGGTTTCAGCCGGTACACGCGGACTGCAGATGCTTCTTTCGCCGGAAGACTACCTGCGTGCTGCGAATGCGCGTGCTCTCGGAGCCGAGATCGCAGGCATCACCAAAGACCCGCAGCCTGCAGGAGGAAGCTGGGCGTGA
- the ccmA gene encoding heme ABC exporter ATP-binding protein CcmA has protein sequence MSCAVELQEVSKVYGSFAALRKVSLRFEAGCCYVLLGENGAGKSTLLRMVAGLLRPTYGSVHIVRDAAVQPPAAARHSIGYMSHAPMLYEELTALENMQYFASLYREQACLAPEEALRAVGLDPALPRAVGQFSQGMRQRASLARVLLSKPELLLLDEPFSNMDAASARQMLALVAGLRAAGKTILLTTHQRELAEPVADFLLTLQAGRVASLLAGAANGRLHTRNTEAHI, from the coding sequence ATGTCCTGCGCGGTTGAGTTGCAAGAGGTTTCCAAGGTCTACGGCAGCTTTGCCGCGCTGCGCAAGGTCTCGCTGCGCTTCGAGGCTGGCTGCTGCTATGTGCTTCTCGGAGAAAACGGAGCAGGGAAGTCGACGCTCCTGCGCATGGTTGCGGGGCTGCTGCGGCCTACCTATGGCTCGGTCCATATTGTGCGCGATGCGGCTGTGCAGCCGCCGGCCGCGGCCCGTCACTCCATTGGCTACATGAGCCATGCGCCGATGCTCTACGAAGAACTCACTGCGCTTGAAAACATGCAATACTTTGCCAGCCTGTATCGCGAGCAGGCCTGCCTCGCTCCTGAGGAGGCTCTGCGCGCCGTCGGACTTGATCCGGCGCTTCCACGTGCGGTCGGCCAGTTCTCGCAGGGCATGCGGCAGCGTGCGTCGCTGGCCCGTGTGCTCTTGTCCAAACCCGAGCTGCTTCTGCTCGACGAACCCTTTTCGAATATGGATGCGGCCAGTGCCCGCCAGATGCTGGCTCTCGTCGCGGGGCTGCGTGCCGCGGGCAAGACGATCCTGCTGACGACGCACCAGCGTGAGCTGGCTGAGCCGGTGGCTGATTTTCTGCTTACACTACAGGCTGGCCGCGTGGCATCGCTGCTTGCCGGAGCGGCGAACGGGCGCCTGCACACGAGAAACACTGAAGCTCATATATAG
- a CDS encoding chloride channel protein, whose product MAVGIGAIATLLAVFLLRCIAFSTNLFYYHRFSIAPVSPAGSPLGYWMVVVPVIGGLIVGLMARFGSDKIRGHGIPEAIEAILLNRAKVAPKIALLKPVSAAVAIGSGGPFGAEGPIIMTGGAAGSLIGQWMHVTDAERTTLLVAGAAAGMSAVFATPVAAILLAVELLLFEWRPRSLVPVAMASVTAALLRTYWLGSGPLFGMPVGIGTPHASFVVGALFLGAVVGLVAAVMSRMMYAIEDLFEHLHLHWMWWPAVGGIGIGIGGLFFPRGLGVGYDNIAELLHGNATIGLIVGILLAKSLMWAVSLGSGTSGGVLAPLLMIGGAVGALVGHLAHAPVETQAFWALIGMGAMLAGALGVPLTAILFSLEVTHCLPALLPLAVACIASYLVTALIMPRSILTEKLGRRGTHLSREYGVDPLELVLVREVMSPRDSEAPVPASTLTAFTYEDSTTRGAAEIMATEGLETLAVVDRATGLVCGELSLRNLIGVRARSIGRERERLRLFGYVPPEVGI is encoded by the coding sequence GTGGCTGTTGGCATTGGCGCCATCGCAACCCTGTTGGCCGTCTTCCTGCTGCGCTGTATCGCATTCTCGACCAACCTGTTCTATTACCACCGCTTCAGCATCGCTCCGGTGTCTCCGGCAGGCAGCCCGCTGGGGTACTGGATGGTGGTTGTTCCGGTGATCGGAGGACTGATTGTCGGCCTGATGGCGCGGTTCGGCTCGGACAAGATCCGCGGACACGGCATTCCGGAGGCCATTGAGGCGATCCTGCTGAATCGCGCCAAGGTTGCTCCGAAGATCGCGCTGCTGAAGCCTGTTTCTGCGGCCGTGGCCATCGGTTCGGGCGGACCCTTCGGCGCGGAAGGTCCCATCATTATGACGGGCGGCGCTGCCGGGTCGCTGATCGGCCAGTGGATGCATGTAACCGACGCGGAAAGGACCACGCTGCTGGTTGCCGGAGCAGCGGCGGGCATGTCGGCGGTCTTTGCCACGCCGGTTGCGGCGATTCTGCTGGCCGTGGAGCTGCTGCTCTTCGAGTGGAGGCCGAGAAGCCTGGTTCCTGTGGCGATGGCCAGCGTGACCGCCGCGCTGCTTCGCACTTACTGGCTTGGTTCAGGGCCGCTCTTTGGGATGCCCGTTGGGATCGGCACACCGCACGCTTCCTTTGTCGTCGGGGCACTCTTTCTTGGCGCGGTGGTGGGACTTGTTGCCGCGGTGATGAGCCGCATGATGTATGCCATCGAAGACCTCTTCGAGCACCTGCATCTTCACTGGATGTGGTGGCCGGCGGTCGGCGGCATCGGCATCGGCATCGGCGGACTCTTCTTCCCGCGCGGCCTTGGCGTCGGCTACGACAACATTGCAGAGCTGCTGCATGGAAATGCGACCATCGGGCTGATTGTCGGTATCCTGCTGGCGAAGTCGCTGATGTGGGCTGTTTCTCTGGGCTCGGGAACCTCCGGCGGCGTGCTCGCGCCGCTGCTCATGATTGGCGGCGCCGTCGGGGCACTGGTTGGACATCTGGCTCATGCACCGGTTGAGACGCAGGCATTCTGGGCGTTGATCGGCATGGGAGCGATGCTGGCGGGTGCACTGGGCGTTCCTCTTACTGCGATTCTCTTCAGCCTGGAAGTGACGCACTGCCTGCCCGCGCTGCTGCCGCTGGCGGTGGCCTGCATTGCGTCGTACCTGGTGACGGCGCTCATCATGCCGCGGTCGATTCTCACTGAGAAGCTTGGCCGCCGGGGCACGCATCTGAGCCGCGAATACGGTGTTGATCCGCTGGAACTGGTGCTGGTGCGCGAGGTGATGTCGCCTCGTGATTCGGAGGCTCCTGTTCCTGCTTCGACCCTGACTGCGTTTACGTATGAGGATTCCACGACGCGAGGCGCTGCGGAGATCATGGCGACCGAAGGGTTGGAGACACTTGCGGTGGTGGATCGCGCGACCGGACTGGTATGCGGGGAGTTATCGCTTCGAAACCTGATCGGCGTGAGAGCGCGGTCGATTGGCCGGGAACGCGAGCGCCTGCGGCTCTTCGGCTATGTGCCGCCGGAAGTGGGGATATAG
- a CDS encoding MarR family winged helix-turn-helix transcriptional regulator, with amino-acid sequence MTTALEHDEIQLLAKFRREIRRFLQFSEQAATAAGLQPQQHQMLLQIAGAPDGTMVTVGHIAEMMGLRHHSVVELSKRCEAAGLVRRTHDAADRRCVLLELTAQGQRALRQLSDVHAQQLRELAPDLIQALTRIRNA; translated from the coding sequence ATGACGACTGCGCTTGAACATGACGAAATTCAGCTTCTGGCGAAATTCCGCCGCGAAATCCGGCGGTTTCTGCAGTTCAGCGAACAGGCTGCCACCGCCGCCGGCCTGCAGCCACAGCAACACCAGATGCTCCTGCAGATTGCCGGAGCGCCGGACGGCACCATGGTGACAGTCGGCCATATCGCAGAAATGATGGGGCTTCGGCACCACAGCGTAGTGGAGCTGAGCAAGCGGTGCGAAGCAGCTGGCCTGGTGCGCAGAACGCATGATGCGGCCGATCGCCGCTGCGTGCTGCTGGAACTGACAGCGCAGGGGCAACGCGCTCTGCGTCAGCTCTCCGATGTGCATGCACAGCAGCTCCGCGAGCTGGCGCCGGACCTGATCCAGGCGCTCACGCGCATTCGCAACGCCTAA
- a CDS encoding cytochrome c maturation protein CcmE, with translation MALTKPQIKIGAAVVVILGVVAWLAVTGANATKSYYVTIQELHAMGGKAYTRNLRVAGNVLPGSIVHNGANADFVLVENANQLRVSYEGDEPPPDTFKDDSQALAIGTYGRDGVFHATQLQAKCASKYAPAPGSKPGAAAAPASTAAVVLPAAR, from the coding sequence ATGGCCCTGACCAAACCCCAAATCAAGATTGGCGCCGCCGTCGTCGTCATTCTCGGCGTCGTCGCGTGGCTCGCCGTCACCGGCGCCAACGCGACCAAGAGCTATTACGTCACCATCCAGGAACTGCACGCCATGGGCGGCAAGGCCTATACGCGGAACCTGCGCGTGGCAGGCAATGTTCTACCCGGCTCGATCGTGCACAACGGCGCCAATGCCGATTTTGTTCTGGTGGAGAATGCCAACCAGCTCCGTGTCTCCTACGAAGGCGATGAGCCGCCACCGGATACCTTCAAAGACGACTCGCAGGCGCTGGCGATCGGTACTTATGGCCGCGATGGCGTCTTCCACGCCACGCAGCTGCAGGCCAAGTGCGCTTCAAAATATGCTCCCGCTCCGGGTTCCAAGCCGGGTGCTGCCGCTGCTCCGGCGAGTACTGCTGCCGTGGTTCTACCGGCTGCGCGTTAG
- the thiC gene encoding phosphomethylpyrimidine synthase ThiC, which yields MTTNGHTKNDTLEILKPRAEWIVKRKEEAARTGDTNMSQMHFARLGKITEEMDYVAKRENLPAELIRSEIAKGTLIIPANINHPELEPMGIGVATKCKVNANIGNSAITSNIDEELRKLHTAVQFGADTVMDLSTGGSIPEIRDAILRHSPVPIGTVPLYEALGRVKKVEDLNIDLYLEVIEEQAQQGVDYFTIHAGVLIQYVPMVARRITGIVSRGGAIMAQWMTAHHKQNFLYENFDRITKIMAKYDVSYSLGDGLRPGSVADASDEAQFAELKTLGELTRQAWKDDVQVMIEGPGHVPMDKIKEQVDKEVELCDGAPFYVLGPLVTDIAPGYDHITSAIGAAMIGWHGAAMLCYVTPKEHLGLPNEKDVKDGMIAYKIAAHAADIARHRPGAQDRDDAISYARYTFDWEKQFALSLDPETARSMHDETLPDDYYKETAFCSMCGPKFCSMNWSAKVDEFNKSVHGLEKKDLSQLVVLQAQQLAAKN from the coding sequence ATGACGACCAACGGCCATACCAAGAACGACACCCTCGAAATCCTCAAGCCACGCGCCGAATGGATCGTAAAACGCAAGGAAGAAGCCGCGCGCACCGGCGACACCAACATGTCACAGATGCACTTTGCCCGCCTCGGCAAGATCACCGAGGAGATGGACTACGTCGCCAAGCGCGAGAACCTGCCCGCCGAGCTGATCCGCTCGGAGATCGCCAAGGGCACACTCATCATCCCGGCGAACATCAACCATCCCGAGCTCGAACCCATGGGCATCGGCGTGGCCACCAAGTGCAAGGTCAACGCCAATATCGGCAACTCGGCCATCACCTCGAACATCGATGAAGAGCTGCGCAAGCTGCACACCGCCGTCCAGTTCGGCGCGGACACGGTCATGGACCTCTCGACCGGCGGCAGCATTCCCGAGATTCGCGACGCCATCCTGCGCCACTCGCCCGTGCCGATAGGAACGGTCCCGCTCTACGAGGCGCTCGGCCGCGTGAAGAAGGTCGAAGACCTCAACATCGACCTTTACCTTGAGGTCATCGAGGAGCAGGCGCAGCAGGGTGTGGACTACTTCACCATCCACGCCGGTGTGCTCATCCAGTACGTACCGATGGTGGCCCGGCGCATCACCGGCATCGTCAGCCGCGGCGGCGCCATCATGGCGCAGTGGATGACCGCGCACCACAAGCAGAACTTCCTCTACGAGAACTTCGACCGCATCACGAAGATCATGGCCAAGTACGACGTCAGCTACTCGCTCGGCGACGGCCTGCGCCCTGGCTCGGTGGCGGATGCCAGCGACGAAGCCCAGTTTGCCGAGCTGAAGACCCTCGGCGAGCTGACCCGCCAGGCCTGGAAGGACGACGTCCAGGTGATGATCGAAGGCCCCGGCCACGTGCCCATGGACAAGATCAAGGAGCAGGTCGACAAGGAAGTGGAGCTCTGCGACGGCGCTCCGTTCTACGTACTCGGCCCGCTCGTCACCGACATCGCTCCCGGCTACGACCACATCACCTCGGCCATCGGTGCAGCCATGATCGGCTGGCACGGCGCGGCCATGCTCTGCTACGTCACGCCCAAGGAGCACCTGGGCCTGCCCAACGAGAAGGACGTGAAGGACGGCATGATCGCCTACAAGATCGCCGCCCACGCTGCCGACATCGCCCGCCACCGCCCCGGGGCACAGGACCGCGACGACGCCATCAGCTATGCCCGCTACACCTTCGACTGGGAGAAGCAGTTCGCCCTCTCGCTCGATCCGGAGACGGCGCGCTCGATGCACGACGAGACCCTGCCCGACGACTACTACAAGGAAACCGCCTTCTGCTCCATGTGCGGACCGAAGTTCTGCTCCATGAACTGGTCGGCCAAGGTCGACGAGTTCAACAAGAGCGTGCACGGCCTGGAGAAGAAGGACCTCAGCCAGCTTGTGGTTCTGCAGGCGCAGCAGTTGGCGGCAAAGAACTAA
- a CDS encoding YtxH domain-containing protein: MNAIKFWAVFTVGVAAGAAVALIYAPQSGEKTRRQLKRNFEDATDYIKDAADTLGDHAEKYVKKGKGLVDDVVDSASNAVSAAKKVVQI, translated from the coding sequence ATGAATGCGATCAAGTTCTGGGCAGTGTTTACCGTGGGGGTGGCCGCCGGCGCGGCCGTTGCGTTGATCTATGCGCCGCAGTCGGGAGAAAAGACCCGGCGTCAGCTCAAACGCAACTTCGAGGATGCAACGGACTACATCAAGGACGCAGCCGACACCCTCGGCGATCACGCGGAAAAGTATGTGAAAAAGGGCAAGGGGCTGGTAGATGACGTCGTGGACTCCGCCTCGAACGCTGTCAGCGCGGCAAAGAAGGTTGTACAGATTTAA